The genomic stretch GGCGTAAGCCCCCACCCATAGCCTGCATTGAGCTCCCATTCCGGAGAAAAGAAAAAATCAAATGCCAGAAACAACTGATGCTGTTGTTCATCAACAGGCGGGAAATTGCCGGGAGGACCGATGGAGCCATAATATTCCATACCAACGGCCATCCATGAAAAAATGGCATTATCTATTTTGATATTGGGTGAAAACACAAACCCATCGCCGGCATTCAGGCCTTTCAATGATTTTTCAAAGGTAGGGTTTAATGAAAAATACCATGTACCAAGGGTTTTATCTATGATAGGCCTGATCTCCAACATCCAGGTATCTTCGTTGAAACTGCGTTTCTGAAATCCAAATTCCATAGAAAGACTTACTCCCACAGGCCAGTGCAGGCGCTCAGGTACGGCCACACGCGGCCGGAGATGACTTCCAACATAAGCTGTACGTCCATCGCTGCCGAGGCTGTTAAAAAAATACACGCCGGTTTCAAACCATTCATTAAATCCATGAGTAATTTCCACGGTTTCGTGAAATACGTGCCTGGTGGGCAAAACACCGTTTTCTTGCTGTGTGCTGCCTTCAAGGGTATAATTGCTGTGCAGTTCCACCATGGTGTGATGCGGCTCTACGATATCCGAACCATACACCTGAATCTCATAATTGTCCTGTGCCCGACAGGAAAACCAAATACATAATCCCCAGATGAGCACAGCCCATTTCATGGTTAGACAAATGTATTCCACAAACCCCATCAGCTTCTTTCACAGAATGTTACGGATCGGTTAAATAGCCAACAGCATCGGTAGGAAATTGTATAATTTCGCATCTTAGATAATTTCAATCATTTTGGTTAATACATTGAAAAAATCTATTCACATGAACCTCCAGCAACTGGAATATATCGTAGCGGTGGATCAATGCCGACATTTTGTAACAGCTGCCGAACAATGTTTTGTTACCCAGGCGACTCTGAGCATGATGATTAAAAAACTGGAAATGGAGCTCGATACTGTGATCTTTGACCGCAGCCGCCAGCCTGTTACTCCCACGCCCGTCGGAGAAAAAATCATTGCCCAGGCCCGGCTGATTCTTTCCCACGTAGAGCGACTCAAAGCTCTGGTAGATGAAGAAAGAAACTGTCTGCAGGGTGAATTTAAACTTGGCATAATCCCTACGCTGGCACCCTATCTATTACCACTTTTCCTGCAGGATTTCCTTAAAAAATATCCGCAGATCAAGTTGCGGATCAGTGAACTCACTACGGAAGAAATTGTGAAACGTATTCACCAGCATCATCTGGATGCCGGACTGCTGGCCACTCCCATTGAAGATCATTCTTTGAAGGAACTCCCTTTATTCTACGAACAGTTTGTGGTTTACCATGCCCGGCCCGATAAGAAAAATTATAAAAAATATGTACTGGCATCCGATATTGATGTAAACCGGCTCTGGCTGCTGGAAGAAGGCCATTGCCTGCGTACCCAGATTATTAATCTTTGTGAACTCAAAGACAAATCAAGCGCGTTGCATCAGCTGGATTTTGAAACGGGTAGCCTGGAAATGCTGAAAAAAATTGTAGAATCCACGCAAGGTATTACCATTTTACCCGAGCTGGCTGTCCGCTATCTGAGTCCGCAACAGAAGAAATGGATTCGTTATTTCAAGCCACCGGCTCCTGTACGGGAAATCAGCCTGGTTACACATCCGCATTATGCCAGAACCCAAACACTGGAAGCCCTGAAAAACCACATTCTTTCACATATTCCCGAACACATGAAAACCCGTAAACAAAAAGCCATCATACCTGCCACCCCCGTCGTTCCCTGAATGGATTCAGTTGAGCAAACGACGTACCCGAAGAGAAAGCTCACGCGGATTAAATGGCTTGGTAACATAATCATTGGCTCCCAGGCGAAAAGCTTCCAGCACACTCTCCTCTTCGCCTGAAGCCGTTAATATGAGAATAGGAATCTGACTTTCAAATTGCTGCCTGACCTGTTTTACCAGTTCCGTTCCATGCAATTCAGGCATATAAATATCAGTAATGAGCAGATCGGGTTTCACAACCTGAAATTGTTCGGTAGCACGTTTCCCGTTTTCACACAATATCACTTCATAACCTTCTTTTTTCAAGACCTGACCCAAAGTTTTCAACAAAAGAGGATCATCTTCTACAATCATGATTTTTTTCATGCACACCTGTTTTCGCCGTCAAAATGATGTCGTGTAAATTTAAATACTTCAATTCTGAAATGAAAAACGGAAAATTTTTATTGTCAGGAAGAATAAGATGAATTTTGTTTTTTCAAAATGTTTGCTTCCTGCTGCAAATAGGCAAGAATATGGTTAAGCTGATTGCGGGCTTGCTGAATACGATCTCCTAAACCTTCCGTTTGTTTTTCTTTGGCTTGCATTTCAATTTGCTTCATCAGATCCAGCAGTTCGTGCATATTCAGCAATCCCAGGCTGCTTTTCAAGCGATGGGCTTTTTCACGCAGGCTTTCAAAATCGTTTTGCTGATATGCCTTTTCAATTTCATCCATACTGAGGGGGGCGGTTTGCAGGAATAAGTCCAGCACTTCGAGGAGATACTGATCATCATCCAGCTCACGAAGGGTGCTCAAATCATAGCCATGCTGTTGTTGGGCCCTGGGCACTCCATCCTGATAGACTGAATTGACTGGTTGTATTTGCGGAAGCACCTGATGAATCACCTGCAAAAAGTTTTGCGGAGTAAAAGGTTTGCGAATGCTGGCATTGGCTCCTTCTGCATAAGCTTTTTCCTCATCTTCTCCCAGAATAGCAGCTGTCATTGCGATAATAGGAATAGACAGCTTCATTTCCTGCCTGATTACATGAATGGCTTCATATCCGTTCATTACGGGCATACGCATATCAATCAGCAAAAGATCATAATCAGGTTGCTGACGCAACTGACTGATTACTTCATGACCATTATCAACTAGGCTGACGCTGGCCCCAAGCCTTTGTAGCAAGCGAGAGATGAATTTCTGGTTTATATAGTTATCTTCAGCTACTAAAATTCGCATTCCTTTCAACGAATAAGCAGGGAAAGAAATTTCCTTTTCTCCCTGGGATTTAGGATGCTGTTTGTCTATTTCATAAGGAATACGGATGGTAAACACAGTTCCTTTCCCTGGTTCGCTGTTTACTTCGATCTGCCCGTGTTGCAATTTTACCAGATGCCTGGTGATGGTTAAACCCAGTCCCGATCCGCCATATTTGCGGCTAATAGCTGCTTCGGCCTGGGAAAAGCTTTCAAAGATCTGACCTAGTTGTTGAGCCGGAATGCCAATACCACTATCGGCTACTGAAATGTGCAGCAAAATATGG from Thermoflavifilum aggregans encodes the following:
- a CDS encoding hydrogen peroxide-inducible genes activator, with amino-acid sequence MNLQQLEYIVAVDQCRHFVTAAEQCFVTQATLSMMIKKLEMELDTVIFDRSRQPVTPTPVGEKIIAQARLILSHVERLKALVDEERNCLQGEFKLGIIPTLAPYLLPLFLQDFLKKYPQIKLRISELTTEEIVKRIHQHHLDAGLLATPIEDHSLKELPLFYEQFVVYHARPDKKNYKKYVLASDIDVNRLWLLEEGHCLRTQIINLCELKDKSSALHQLDFETGSLEMLKKIVESTQGITILPELAVRYLSPQQKKWIRYFKPPAPVREISLVTHPHYARTQTLEALKNHILSHIPEHMKTRKQKAIIPATPVVP
- a CDS encoding response regulator transcription factor, coding for MKKIMIVEDDPLLLKTLGQVLKKEGYEVILCENGKRATEQFQVVKPDLLITDIYMPELHGTELVKQVRQQFESQIPILILTASGEEESVLEAFRLGANDYVTKPFNPRELSLRVRRLLN